TCGAATATCGGCTCGCCCCACGGGAAGGGCCTTGGGACGCTCACGATGGGAAGGCTCCTCACGAGCCTGAAGTCCGTGAGGCCGAGGGGAACGCTCACGGTGTAGCCCACCACCGCCCCCACGACGACCGGCATCGCTTTCAGGCTACCCTTCGCCCGCAGGGCAACGAAGACCGTCGTGAGGAAAGTTATGACCGCGACCAGGGTCGCCCTGGCGATGGTCCCCCCGGCGGGATCTGCGTAGAAGTTGAAGAAGTTCTTAACCGCGACGTCGGCCAGGCTAAAACCTATCAGGGTTATCGTAACTCCCGTCACGAGTGGAGTGAAGAGTCTCCTGACCTTTCCGATTATCCCGAGCCACCCGATGGCGGCCTCTATCAAACCGCCGACGATCAGTGCGCCCTGGACCGCGGCCATTCCGAGGCTTGAGCCAATCGCTATGAGGCCTGGAATAAAGGCGAAGCTTGAGCCCTGCACTATCGGGTAGCGCGAGCCTATACTCGTCTGAAGCAGCGTGGCGATGCCCATCGCCAGCAGAACAGCCTGTATCATGAGAGCAATCTCGGAGCCGCTCAGTCCAACGGCGCCCCCAACGACGAGGGGCACAGTGACGGTGGCTCCAAACATCGCGAGAACGTGCTGAAGGCCAAAAACCAAAGCCTTGGAAGGTTCGACCTTATCCTCGATTCCTATTTTCATTACCGGCTTTTCCACCATTTCAAGGGTTTCCATTGAAGCCCGCTCAAGCTGTGTGGAATTTTGTTTAAAAAGTTTTCGAGGAATTGAAAAATAAACAGATTTATGTCAATCACCAGCCCTGAACCTTCGTCAGGATCTCGTCCGGCACTTTCCCTTCCTCGACGTCGCTTATGGCCCGCTCTAGCCTGTTCAGACCTTCCTCCAGTAGTTCCTCCTCTATCGTCAGGGGTGGCTGAATCCTGAGCACGTTGCCCTGCAAAAAGGCCAGGACGAGACCGAGCTCATATGCCCGCCAGACGACCTTCCTTGCCTCCTCGTAGGCCCTCTCCCTGGTTTCCCTGTTCCTCACGAGGTCAACACCGAGCATCAGGCCCAACCCCCGGACGTCGCCGATTAACTCGTGCTCTTCCTTCATCTTTTCGAGTCTCCTCTTTGCGTACCTTCCGAGCCTTTCCGCCCTCCTCAGCAGGTCTTTCTCCTCTATCTCCTCGATAACGGCAAGGGCCGCCCTGCTCGTCACCGGGTTACCGCTCAGGGTGAATGTGTGTCCAAGTGATGGAAGGGAATCCATGACCTCAGAGCGACCTATTATCGCACTTATCGGAAGCCCGCCTCCGAGGGGCTTGGCCAGGGTTATTATGTCGGGCTCGACACCGAAGTGCTCCATCGCGAACCACTTCCCCGTCCTTCCGAGCCCGCTCTGGACTTCATCAACCGCCAGGAGGATTCCATACTCATCGAGGATCCTCTTCACCCTCCTGAAGTAGCCCTCCGGCGGGACAACCATTCCAGCGTCGCCTTGAATTGGCTCGGCGAAGAGGGCGGCGGTTCCTTCGGCGTAGACCTCCCCTTCGAACTTTTCTTTTAGATAGCTTACGCACTCCATTTTGCAGGTCTTTGGCTCCTTCCCGAAGGGGCAGCGATAGCAGTTCGGATACGGAACGTAGTGAACGTCGCTCAGCTCTCCGACTATGGAGCGAACCTCGAAGTCAAGGCCGGTTATGCTCATCGCCCCGTAGGTCGCCCCGTAATAGCTCCTGAGGTAGCTGAGTATTGTCCTTCTCCTCGTGTATGCCCTCGCAAGCTTTATCGCGCCATCGTTGGCGTCGCTACCAGTCATGCCGAGACTGACCTTCGGACGCTCAATCGGAGCTATCTCGGCGAGCTTCTCCGCAAGGAGAAGCGGCTCAACCGGAAAGCCGTAGATGAACGTGAAGTGGATTAGCTCCTCGGCCTGCTCTTTTATCGCCTGGACAACGCGGGGATTGTTGTGCCCGACGTTCTGAACTGCGGCATCGCTCAGGAAGTCTATGTACTCCCTCCCTTCGATGTCCCAGACGCGGGCGTTCTCGGCCTTAACCCCAACTATCGGAGCGTAGGTAACGCGCGCCGACCTCGGAAAAATCCGTGAGTATCGCTCCAGAACCTCCTCCTTGCTCGTGGGATAGTCCATGCTCTCACCGTACTGCTATACGCGCTTGGAATTAATAGCAATTTCGCCCAAATTTTGCTAATTTCGCAGAAAGGATTAAAAGAGTAGCAAGATAATGACAAAAATCGGGGTGAAAAAATGCGTATTAATGAACACCTTGACGAACTCGACAGGATGATACTGCATGTCCTTCAGGAGGACGGAAGGGCCAGCTACTCCGAGATAGCGAGACGGCTGAAGGTGCCGGAATCGACCGTCAGATTAAGGGTGAAGAAGCTCGTCGAGAGGGGCGTCATAAGGAAGTTCTCGGCCCTTATAAATCCCTTCAAGGCGGGCTACTCCATCGTTGCTTTCATAGCGGTCGATGTCGAGCCGAGCAGGGTCAAGAAGGCCGCGGAGGAGCTGAGCAAGCTGCCGGAGGTGGACGTTCTGGGGATAGCCACTGGAGCCCATGACATACTCATGCAGGTGACCGTCAAGGACCTCCAGGAGCTTGAGAACTTCCTCATCGAGAAGCTCGGAAGAATAGAGGGGATAAGAAGCACGGAAACGTCAATCCTCACGAGCGTCAGGAAGTGGGGCTACGCGAGGGTGTTTTAGGTCACCCTCTCCAGCCCGTTTTTCTTGACGATGTAGGTATCCTCGTGCTTTATGGCACCCTCGGGGAGCATCAGCGGGGAGTGTATTATGCTCAGCACCATGTTCTCCTGAACCTTCGCGGCCCTTTGAGGGACGACTATGGTGGCTATAGGCGGTTCCTCGATGAGCAGGCCAACGCCATGGGTGTAGCCAGCTATGTACGCATCTCCAAAGCCTTTATCCCTAAAAAAGCTCGCGAGCTTCTTCTCAACGGCGTTGATCGGCACTCCCACCTCTGTCTCATTCAGCGCAAGCCTGTAAGCCTCCTCCTTAACCTCGATGGCCTCCCTGACCCTTTCGCCCGGCTCTCCTACAACGAAAGTCCTGGCCATGTTTGCGTAGTAGTGGTTCCAGTCGGCCCCTATAACGACGGTAACAATGCCATTTTTGGGGACCCTAAGGTCGCGGAAGGGCTCGGCGTGTGCCCTCGGGGTTGTGGAGACATAGACCTTCGGGTCTTCACTGCCGCTTAGCATGAGCTCCCTAACCACTTCGGCCGCTATCTCAAGCTCGCTGAAACCGGGCCTTATCACTTCCTCCGCCACCTTCATACCCTTCCTTGCCATCTTCCCGGCCTTTCTGATGTTCTCCAGCTCCCACTCGTCCTTTATCATTCTCAGCCCCATCGTGAGGTCTAGTATGTCCACTATCTCCACAGTCGGGTTGAGGCGCTCGAATATCTTGAGGAATATCAGGTAAGCGTCGCGCTCGATGCCGAACTCCAGGCCCACGCGTTCCATACCGTTCCTGTGGATCCAACTCACGACGCCAGCCATAAGGTCCTCTACCTTCTGGAACTCCACGACGTTTTCAATCCAGCTTTTCTCCCTGAAAAGTTCCGCTTCACCTTTGACGACGTAAACCACCGGCTCACCCTCGGCTGGAATAAAAAGACTCGGACGGAGCCACTTTGTGCCCGTAAAATAGATAAAGCTGGAGAGGGTCCTTATAACCGCCCCGTCGATGTCGTTCTCCCGTAACAGTTCCTGAAAGCGCTCCACTCTTCTCCTGAAGATTTCTTCGCCCCCTCTCATCGTCCCACCTCAGTCCTTCCAGTCGAGCAGTCTCTTCTCGCCCTCGATCTTTTTATAGGGTGCGATGTCCATCGTCATCTCCAGCGTCCCCAGGTAGTTTCCGTTCTTGTCGAAGAGGGGCACGTACTTTATGTAAACGTACTTGGGGCCAAGCCTGAGCCAGAAGGTCGCCTCCTTCTTCCGCCCCTCCTTGAAGGCCTTGAGGATTTTGTTCACGATGTGGACGCTCTTCGGCGGGTGGCAGAGCTGAACGGGCCTTCCGAGGACTGAAGATGTTCTCGCGAATATTCTCTCACCGGGCGAAAAGAACCTCACCCTGTCGTCCCTGTCTATGAAGGTAACATCAACGGGCAGGGCCTCCAATATCGCCTTCAACTCCTCGACGCTGACGTAGCCGGTTCCGAGGTCTATGTCCCCCTCGCGCCTCAGCTCTGTCCTGTCGAACTCCAGTGGCTGGCCCCTCAGTGCTTCCTGAACCTCCCTCGGAAGGGTGAGGAGTTCCTCGGCGCTCAGCTCGGGATCAATTTCCCAGGGGTGGAGGGGCTTAACCTCGTCCCCCGGATCCCATGCAGGAGGGTTTACCTTGTAAAACCCTATCTCATCGTCTTGCATTCGTATCGCCTTCCACTCGCCGTCGCTCAGCAGAGCCTTCAGCGTGGGGTAATAGATGTTATTCTCCCTGAAGACCATGTCACTCAGCGCAAATGAAGCCTCACCGGCCTTGTTCTTCAGCCTCTCGACGAACTCCTCCCAGGGCATCTCGTTTCTCTTTCTCAGGAGCTCGGCAAGGTACTTTATCATGAACCTTATCTCGTCGTGCTTCGTCCAGAGGACGGTGGCTATAGCGGTGAGACCGCGGCGCTCGATGTAGGGGAAGGTGAGCATCTCGTCGCGGTTGTAGTGGGTGAAGCCGACCTTTCTGAGGTTACCAACTATCTCCTCCAGAACGCCGAGGATTTCCTGTCGCATGCGTTCGTCCTTCGTCGTCGCGAGGGTTCTGGCGTAGAGGTTGAGCATCTCCGCGTCCTTCATTATCTCCCTGTTCTCGTCGTACCTTATCTTGAGCGGATGTCCGTCGGGCAGGCCCTTCTCCTCGAGCTCATCTGTCCCGGCGACGGCCTCCCTCACGAGCTCCACGTGCAGGTCGCACATCTTCGCTATGTCCTTGGCAGAAACGCCCTCCCTCACGAGCTCCTGCTCTATGATAGGAATCTCTAGGGGTGAGATCGAACTCAGTACCTCCCGGAACTCCTTCTTCAGGCTCTCAACACTCTCCCCCTCATGTATCCTCAGGAGAAGTGACTTGAGTGCCTCCTTTTTCTGCTCACGGGTCTTCAACAGCTCGCTCATTTTTATCACCTTCACAGTCACATTAAATTGGACATTTTTAAACGTTTCTGGGCACGATTGGGTATGATAGAAAACGTTTAGTTCATTGGTTGTCCACCGCATGGGGAGCTTTTTCGGCTTCTCTAACCCCTCTCGGCCCAACTAAGGGAAGGTTTAATACCTTTCAATGCCTATTTTAGCCCGGTGATTGGCGTGAAAAGGGCACTCGTAACTTTAACCCCTCCAGAGAGCAAGAGACTTATCGCAAAGGCGGTCGTAGCTATGCCGGAAGTTCAGCGTGCCCTAAAGCACGGTTTCGTTTACATAGCGACCGGCACCACCGCTGCTTACATAGCGGAGGAGATACTCGGTGAAAAAATCGAAAAGGAGAAGTGGACCGTTGGAGTGATAAGCAGGGGCAGAACCTGCGTTACGCCCAGGAAAACCTGGCCCAAGCACCTCGTCCTCTACAAGGGTGAACCCTTCGACGACCCTCTCGAAGCGCTCAAGCAGATGGGTCCGAAGGACGTCTTCATCAAAGGCGCCAACGCGATAGATATTAACTGGAACGTTGCCGTTTTTGCCGCCGCCCCCGACGGAGGGACGATAGGCAAGACCTTCGGCTGGACGATAACGAAAGGTGTCTTCACGATAACGCCGGTAAGCCTTGAGAAGTTCGTGCCAACACCCGTCGAGGAGAGTGCCAAGCTGACCGGAATCTACTCCTTCGACTGGGGGACCGGGCTTTATTCCGCTCTCGTGCCGATACCCCACTCCCACCCGGTAACGGAGGTTGAAGCATACAGGATACTCGCCGGAGTTGAGGCAATTCCGATAGCGGCAGGAGGAACCGGTGGGGCCGAGGGGAGTGTCACCCTCGTGCTTCAAGGCGAGGACGAGGCAATGGAGAGGGCAAAAGAGATAACGAAGGCCGTTAAGGGAGAGCCATACCTCAAGCCCTACACCGAGGACTGCTCGGTCTGCCCGTTCGCGAAGATATGCGGACTTGGAAGCGGGGTGTTCTGATATGTCGAGGAAGAAAACGTTTTTCGCCCTTTTGCTTCTCGTGCTGCTGGTAAGCCCACTGGCGCTTGCAGATGACTACGAGGAAGAAGATGAGTATCAGGCACGCTACATACCTCTGGCGGTTCTGGGCGTCGCGATGATAGCGATTGGAGTTGTCTACTACTCTCTGACGAAGAGAAAGCTAATAATAACTCATGAGACCTCGTCCGAGTGGGGCTTTAAGCTGAAGATGGAGAATCCCTACATGACTGTTATAGGCCCTGTTTCACCGATGACCGTTCACCACTTCTTCACGATAACTGGAACGGTACTTGCGCTGATTCACTTCTCCTCCTGCAACAACTACACCGGGACCGCGGGCGCCACAGGACTCGGAATGGCCATTGTGCTGATCCTCCTGAATTCCACCGGATTTATAGGCCGCCACCTGAATCGGAAGATCATAAGTGAAGCCAACGGTGGAGACATGGAAACCACCAAAAAGTACGTTGAGATATACGAGAAGTGGAAAAAGGTTCACATCATGCTGACTGTGATATTCGTGGTCCTGCTGATAGCACACATAAACGCAGTTGGTTGAATCTTTTTAAGATTTTTAAATTTTTTAAGCCAGTGCATTTCTATCCTTGAGGGGGATAACATGGACGAGCTCGAGATGATAAGGAGAAAGAAGATGCTCGAACTCATGAAGAGAGCCGGAATGATAGAGGTCAAACCAAAGGGGCCTAAGGTTGTAATTGAGGTCATAACTTCACCCGGTTGCCCCTACTGTCCGATAGCGTGGGCGATGGCTCAAGAGCTTGAGAGGAAATACGAAGGTGTAATAGCGAGGGAGTTGAGCGTTGCAACACCCGAAGGCCAGAGAAAGGCCATGGAGCACAACATAATGGGAACCCCCACCATACTCATAGACAACAGAGTGGAGTTCATAGGGGTTCCGAATTTTGCGGAATTTGAGAGAAGGGTGAGAGAAAAGCTCGGTTTACAGTGAAGCACCCGTAAGAACCCACACCCCTATCGCAATCAGTAGCGTTCCAGCTATGACCGAAAGCTCCCTGCTGTGCCTCACCATCGCTTGCGAGAAGCGCTTGCTCTCGGTGACGCTTCCCATCGCCAGCAGGATTACAACGAGCGGGAGCACGAAGACGAGGTTGTAGAGGGCAAGGAGAAGGAAGGCGAGAGCTTTCCCGGCCTTTGAGATTATTATGGCGTAGACGAGGTAGCTGCCGGCGGAGCACGGGAGCAGGGTCGTCGAGACGATGACTCCGAGCGTAAAAGCCCCGAGGGCGGTCGCGTCGCTGCTGAATATTTTCCTCCGGATTTTGCTTTTGTCGCCCACGCGGGACTTCTCCATCAGACCGGTTACTATCGTGTACCCTCCGAATACTATCGCCGCAATCCCTGCGACCCAAAGGGGCAGGTAGCCGGCGAAGTACAGCAAACCGACCCCCAGGAGATAGTAAGAGACGTAAACGGCAGCAATGAAGGCCGCACCGATGAGGTAGAGCCTTCTCTTCGACACCTCCCTGACGGAGAGTGCTATGAGAAGCATCGTGTAGATAACGAAGGTGCAGGGGTTTATCGAGTCGCTCATAGCGAGGGCAAAGAACTTTGGTACAAAGTCCACCATGCCCAGCGCCCACAGCGCGAGGGAGCTAACCCCAAAGGAGGCCAGAAGGATTATCGCCAGTCCCTTTACCTCACTTCTCATGGTAGAAAGTTATCGCGGACCTTTTTGTGGATTTCGAAAACAAAAAGTTGGGAACAAAAGTATTCAGCTGGAGTCAGGCATCTTGTGCTCGACGAAGAGGACGTAGAGTTCGTCTATTACCTTGGCCGAGTCCTCCTTGTCGCGCGGCAGTATGTATGCCTGGCCGCCAACAAAGAGTATCACGCCATTATCGCTCATGGCTGCCTGGATTATCCTAGGCGTTGCGGTGACGTTGAACTCTCCTTCGATTATTGCGTAGAGAGTTCCGTTGTAGGTTATGGCTATTGCCGGGACGCCCTGTATTCCTGTCAGCTGGTAGATCTGCTGGAAGAGCTTTGTGTTCTCTTCGTTGTCCACCAGCTCGTAGTAGGTGAGGCTATCCTCTCCGTAGGTCTCAGGAATGAGCTTCTTCATGTTCTGACAGTGCGGACAGGTCTTCATACCGTACATGTAGAAGTGAATCTCGTCGAGGTATATCTTCGTCCCGTTCACGACGACGTAATCAGGAATGCTTGAAGTGGTCGTCTGGGTCGCCGTTGGGCCATTGGAGTTCGAAATACAGCCTGAGGCCACCCCAACGATCAGAAGGAGGACCAGTACAACCCCGGTTTTTCTCAATTTCATCACCCTGTGATAGTTGTACCCCGGAGTTATAAACCTTGGCCGCGGAACCCTTAAATTCTTCAACATCGATTATTGTAGGGGGTAAACATGCAGGAGTGGTACCGCTCCAGGGCACTGTACGAGGCCGTTCAAAAGCTGGTGGAGTCAGGCAGGATCGATGAGGCTCTCGAAATGGCTGAGGGGATACCCGATGGCAACATACGATCGAAGGCGTTCTCACACATAGCCGTGGAGGTGGCAAAGTCGGAAAGGGATTATCACGAGGCGCTGGAGAGGGCAGTTAAGGCGGCCCTCGACATCGACAACCGCGACGAGAGCACAAAAGCCCTGATGAGCCTGGCCTTTGAGTTCCTGAACATGGGCAATCCGGAGGAAGCCCTCAGAATTTCCCGGTACATAACCGACCTCCCGAATAAGTCAAAGGTCGAGGCGGAGGTGGCGCTGGTCCTCGCCAAATCCGGCAAGGTGAGCGAGGCGATGGAGATAATCAACGGCATCATGGACGACGACGTCAAGACCTGGGCCATGTCGAGGCTCGCCAGCCAGCTTTAGCGCGAATCTGTATATTTTCTGCCGATTTCTCCAGAATTTTGACACCGGAGGGGCCACAAGACTTTTTTAAGCTTCCCCCCTCCAAGGAGGGAGGTGAGAAAAGGTGGAGAGCGGAGCGATAATCGGACTTATTGGAATGCTTCTCCTGGTCAGCTCATGGGTTCCGCAGACGATAGAGACCATAAAAACGAGGAAATGCCCCCTGAACATGCAGTTTATACTGATCTACGTCACCGCTTCGACGCTGCTAACTGTTTACTCCTACATCATAGGGGACTGGATATTCTTCGCCCTGAACTTCCTGGCGGCCTTCCAGAGCGCCATAAACCTCGTCGTGAAGCTGATGGAGAGGAAGGGGTAGCTCACTCCCTTCCGTACAGTCCCACCAGCTCCCCCATCTGGATCACGTGGCCCTCCATGGCCCTCTCCAGCTCTTTTCTGCTCGCTCCCGGATCAAGCTCGAGGACTGTGTCGAGGGCGTAAACCCTGAAGTGGTAGTGGTGTACCCCGTGACCCTTGGGCGGACACGGGCCACCGTAGCCGATCTTCCCGAAATCGTTCCTCCCCTGGACCATCTTCACAGGAGCATCAACGACGCCTTGGGGCGGAACGCCTTTGGGAATTTCCCCCAGCGGCGGTATGTTCCAGGCTATCCAGTGGGTGAAGGTCCCTCCAGGTGCGTCGGGGTCGTCCATTATGATGACGAGACTTTTAGCGTTCGGATCTATGTGCCCTATGAATATCGGGGGGTTCACGTTCTCACCGTCGCAGGTGAACTCGACGGGTATGTAGTCCCCGTTGTGAAACACTGAACCTATCTCAAGATCCATTTCTACCCCTCCATCGGGCTTTTTCTCGGCGGTACAGCCGGCAGTACCGGCAATAAAAACCAAGAGCAGCACCACCATCAACCTCTTCATATGAAGAAATTGATTTTCAAACGTAAAAACATTTCGGGACTAGA
This Thermococcus cleftensis DNA region includes the following protein-coding sequences:
- a CDS encoding M24 family metallopeptidase, translating into MRGGEEIFRRRVERFQELLRENDIDGAVIRTLSSFIYFTGTKWLRPSLFIPAEGEPVVYVVKGEAELFREKSWIENVVEFQKVEDLMAGVVSWIHRNGMERVGLEFGIERDAYLIFLKIFERLNPTVEIVDILDLTMGLRMIKDEWELENIRKAGKMARKGMKVAEEVIRPGFSELEIAAEVVRELMLSGSEDPKVYVSTTPRAHAEPFRDLRVPKNGIVTVVIGADWNHYYANMARTFVVGEPGERVREAIEVKEEAYRLALNETEVGVPINAVEKKLASFFRDKGFGDAYIAGYTHGVGLLIEEPPIATIVVPQRAAKVQENMVLSIIHSPLMLPEGAIKHEDTYIVKKNGLERVT
- a CDS encoding DUF438 domain-containing protein, encoding MSELLKTREQKKEALKSLLLRIHEGESVESLKKEFREVLSSISPLEIPIIEQELVREGVSAKDIAKMCDLHVELVREAVAGTDELEEKGLPDGHPLKIRYDENREIMKDAEMLNLYARTLATTKDERMRQEILGVLEEIVGNLRKVGFTHYNRDEMLTFPYIERRGLTAIATVLWTKHDEIRFMIKYLAELLRKRNEMPWEEFVERLKNKAGEASFALSDMVFRENNIYYPTLKALLSDGEWKAIRMQDDEIGFYKVNPPAWDPGDEVKPLHPWEIDPELSAEELLTLPREVQEALRGQPLEFDRTELRREGDIDLGTGYVSVEELKAILEALPVDVTFIDRDDRVRFFSPGERIFARTSSVLGRPVQLCHPPKSVHIVNKILKAFKEGRKKEATFWLRLGPKYVYIKYVPLFDKNGNYLGTLEMTMDIAPYKKIEGEKRLLDWKD
- a CDS encoding uracil-xanthine permease family protein, coding for METLEMVEKPVMKIGIEDKVEPSKALVFGLQHVLAMFGATVTVPLVVGGAVGLSGSEIALMIQAVLLAMGIATLLQTSIGSRYPIVQGSSFAFIPGLIAIGSSLGMAAVQGALIVGGLIEAAIGWLGIIGKVRRLFTPLVTGVTITLIGFSLADVAVKNFFNFYADPAGGTIARATLVAVITFLTTVFVALRAKGSLKAMPVVVGAVVGYTVSVPLGLTDFRLVRSLPIVSVPRPFPWGEPIFDTTAIVLLLFAFMVSIIESVGDYHAIATVTGSEITERHIARGIGSEGLACSIAGLLGACGTTSYSENIGVVALTKVGSRHVVRVGAVILILLSLVPKFAGILASMPAPVLGGLTLALYGMISVTGLRLIKERVEFNDRNTLILAASLIAGLGAPQLPAEFLASFPRLIASILESGMAVGALTAMVLDRII
- a CDS encoding leucine/methionine racemase, which translates into the protein MDYPTSKEEVLERYSRIFPRSARVTYAPIVGVKAENARVWDIEGREYIDFLSDAAVQNVGHNNPRVVQAIKEQAEELIHFTFIYGFPVEPLLLAEKLAEIAPIERPKVSLGMTGSDANDGAIKLARAYTRRRTILSYLRSYYGATYGAMSITGLDFEVRSIVGELSDVHYVPYPNCYRCPFGKEPKTCKMECVSYLKEKFEGEVYAEGTAALFAEPIQGDAGMVVPPEGYFRRVKRILDEYGILLAVDEVQSGLGRTGKWFAMEHFGVEPDIITLAKPLGGGLPISAIIGRSEVMDSLPSLGHTFTLSGNPVTSRAALAVIEEIEEKDLLRRAERLGRYAKRRLEKMKEEHELIGDVRGLGLMLGVDLVRNRETRERAYEEARKVVWRAYELGLVLAFLQGNVLRIQPPLTIEEELLEEGLNRLERAISDVEEGKVPDEILTKVQGW
- a CDS encoding membrane protein, yielding MESGAIIGLIGMLLLVSSWVPQTIETIKTRKCPLNMQFILIYVTASTLLTVYSYIIGDWIFFALNFLAAFQSAINLVVKLMERKG
- a CDS encoding Lrp/AsnC family transcriptional regulator encodes the protein MRINEHLDELDRMILHVLQEDGRASYSEIARRLKVPESTVRLRVKKLVERGVIRKFSALINPFKAGYSIVAFIAVDVEPSRVKKAAEELSKLPEVDVLGIATGAHDILMQVTVKDLQELENFLIEKLGRIEGIRSTETSILTSVRKWGYARVF
- a CDS encoding YbhB/YbcL family Raf kinase inhibitor-like protein; its protein translation is MDLEIGSVFHNGDYIPVEFTCDGENVNPPIFIGHIDPNAKSLVIIMDDPDAPGGTFTHWIAWNIPPLGEIPKGVPPQGVVDAPVKMVQGRNDFGKIGYGGPCPPKGHGVHHYHFRVYALDTVLELDPGASRKELERAMEGHVIQMGELVGLYGRE
- a CDS encoding thioredoxin family protein; amino-acid sequence: MDELEMIRRKKMLELMKRAGMIEVKPKGPKVVIEVITSPGCPYCPIAWAMAQELERKYEGVIARELSVATPEGQRKAMEHNIMGTPTILIDNRVEFIGVPNFAEFERRVREKLGLQ
- a CDS encoding tetratricopeptide repeat protein, which produces MQEWYRSRALYEAVQKLVESGRIDEALEMAEGIPDGNIRSKAFSHIAVEVAKSERDYHEALERAVKAALDIDNRDESTKALMSLAFEFLNMGNPEEALRISRYITDLPNKSKVEAEVALVLAKSGKVSEAMEIINGIMDDDVKTWAMSRLASQL
- a CDS encoding electron transporter, yielding MRSEVKGLAIILLASFGVSSLALWALGMVDFVPKFFALAMSDSINPCTFVIYTMLLIALSVREVSKRRLYLIGAAFIAAVYVSYYLLGVGLLYFAGYLPLWVAGIAAIVFGGYTIVTGLMEKSRVGDKSKIRRKIFSSDATALGAFTLGVIVSTTLLPCSAGSYLVYAIIISKAGKALAFLLLALYNLVFVLPLVVILLAMGSVTESKRFSQAMVRHSRELSVIAGTLLIAIGVWVLTGASL
- a CDS encoding glutaredoxin family protein encodes the protein MKLRKTGVVLVLLLIVGVASGCISNSNGPTATQTTTSSIPDYVVVNGTKIYLDEIHFYMYGMKTCPHCQNMKKLIPETYGEDSLTYYELVDNEENTKLFQQIYQLTGIQGVPAIAITYNGTLYAIIEGEFNVTATPRIIQAAMSDNGVILFVGGQAYILPRDKEDSAKVIDELYVLFVEHKMPDSS